A stretch of Natronospira bacteriovora DNA encodes these proteins:
- a CDS encoding PQQ-dependent sugar dehydrogenase, which translates to MKTALRSSLLLGLSTAIALAAGQAQAREVVASSIGTEYEQIRLVKLVDGLSHPWAVGFLPDGRFLVTERPNGLYLIEEGKKTRVEGTPEFFATNQGGMLDVVVHPDYESNGWIYLTYSKGDSDGTVPALARGRLEGNRLVDVEALFESNEYTSPGRHYGSRILFLDDGTLMMTIGDRGAEPPRAQDTLDHSGTVVRLNDDGSVPDDNPFVGDDDYAPEIWSYGHRNIQGIVQHPETGLIWATEHGPRGGDELNLIEPGKNYGWPTATLGRDYRTEDKFPHAEARHREGMVDPVFEFLPTLAPSGLALVHGDRFANWEGNLLAGGLRPQKILRLVIEDETVVHAEELLRERIGRIRDVRQGPDGYIYIVNDMSDAALYRIEPAR; encoded by the coding sequence ATGAAAACCGCATTGCGGAGTTCCTTGCTGCTGGGCCTGTCGACGGCGATCGCCCTTGCGGCCGGCCAGGCCCAGGCCAGGGAAGTGGTGGCATCAAGCATTGGAACCGAATACGAGCAGATTCGCCTGGTCAAGCTGGTGGACGGTCTCAGCCATCCCTGGGCTGTTGGTTTCCTGCCGGATGGCCGTTTTCTCGTTACCGAGCGTCCCAACGGCCTGTACCTGATCGAAGAGGGCAAGAAGACGCGGGTGGAAGGTACGCCGGAATTCTTCGCGACCAATCAGGGCGGCATGCTTGATGTGGTGGTCCACCCGGATTATGAGAGCAATGGCTGGATCTATCTGACCTACTCCAAGGGTGATTCGGACGGCACCGTCCCCGCCCTGGCGCGTGGCCGCCTGGAGGGCAATCGACTCGTGGACGTGGAAGCATTGTTCGAATCCAATGAATACACCTCTCCCGGCCGCCATTACGGCTCCCGGATCCTGTTCCTGGACGATGGCACCCTGATGATGACCATCGGGGATCGGGGGGCTGAGCCGCCACGGGCACAGGACACCCTGGATCATTCCGGCACCGTTGTGCGCCTGAACGATGATGGCAGTGTGCCTGACGACAACCCCTTCGTCGGCGATGACGACTATGCGCCGGAAATCTGGTCCTACGGCCATCGCAACATCCAGGGTATCGTCCAGCACCCGGAGACGGGGCTGATCTGGGCTACCGAGCACGGCCCCCGCGGTGGTGACGAGCTGAATCTGATCGAGCCGGGCAAGAACTACGGTTGGCCCACCGCCACCCTTGGACGGGATTATCGCACCGAGGACAAGTTCCCCCACGCTGAAGCCCGTCACCGGGAAGGCATGGTGGACCCGGTATTCGAATTCCTCCCCACTCTGGCACCGTCCGGCCTGGCCCTGGTTCATGGTGATCGCTTTGCCAACTGGGAGGGCAATCTGCTGGCCGGTGGCCTGCGTCCCCAGAAGATCCTGCGCCTGGTGATCGAGGATGAAACCGTCGTACACGCGGAGGAATTGCTGCGTGAACGGATCGGTCGCATCCGCGATGTCCGGCAGGGCCCGGATGGGTACATCTACATCGTGAACGACATGTCGGATGCCGCTTTGTACCGGATCGAGCCGGCCCGATAA
- the mltF gene encoding membrane-bound lytic murein transglycosylase MltF — protein MRAIIATGLALILGTCSLPPSLLEQVQARGELHVLTRNSPTTYYLGPEEPTGLEYDLVRLFADHLGVELRVTVPDGLGAMFSQLEQGKADLAAAGLSVTDDRQERIRFGAPYHEVTQQLVYRFGNPAPRALDELDGVLKVVAGSSHEETLKKLAQDYPDLAWEAVDGLESEDLLIQVADRELDYTIADSVDLKMNRRYYPELRAAFDLAEPEPIAWAFPPGMDDSLRRAADDFLARLERRGTLAQIRDRHFGHTERFDYVGTRIFMRHIDNRLPTYRHWFETAADDYDLDWRLLAAIGYQESHWNPRAVSPTGVRGIMMLTQRTAGDMGVTNRIDPRQSIFGGARYFNRVHDRMPDHIEEPDRTWMALAAYNVGFYHLMDARILTEQHGANPDRWLDVRDHLPLLSQRQYYTQTRYGYARGREPVIYVDNIRRYYDILAWLMPQNGEAETLVEGEEESETDDQSG, from the coding sequence ATGCGCGCCATCATCGCCACCGGACTGGCCCTGATCCTGGGCACCTGCTCCCTGCCTCCATCCCTGCTGGAGCAGGTACAGGCCCGTGGTGAGCTGCATGTCCTGACGCGCAACAGCCCCACCACCTACTACCTGGGCCCGGAGGAGCCCACCGGACTGGAATATGACCTGGTACGCCTGTTCGCGGATCATCTGGGCGTCGAACTGCGGGTGACCGTACCCGATGGCCTCGGGGCGATGTTCAGCCAGCTGGAGCAGGGAAAGGCCGATCTGGCCGCTGCCGGCCTGTCAGTCACCGACGATCGTCAGGAACGGATTCGATTCGGGGCACCCTATCACGAAGTTACCCAGCAGCTGGTCTATCGATTCGGCAATCCGGCTCCCCGGGCTCTGGATGAGCTGGACGGTGTTCTCAAGGTGGTGGCCGGCAGCAGCCACGAGGAGACGCTCAAGAAATTGGCGCAGGACTATCCGGATCTGGCCTGGGAGGCAGTGGACGGCCTGGAAAGCGAGGATCTGCTGATTCAGGTCGCTGACCGGGAACTGGATTACACCATTGCGGATTCGGTGGATCTCAAGATGAACCGCCGCTATTACCCGGAACTGCGCGCTGCCTTTGATTTGGCGGAACCGGAGCCCATCGCCTGGGCCTTTCCACCCGGCATGGATGATTCCCTACGGCGGGCGGCCGACGACTTTCTGGCACGCCTGGAACGACGCGGTACCCTGGCGCAGATTCGGGACCGGCACTTTGGTCATACCGAGCGTTTCGATTACGTGGGCACACGCATCTTCATGCGCCACATCGACAACCGCCTGCCGACCTATCGACACTGGTTCGAGACCGCCGCGGACGACTATGATCTGGACTGGCGCCTGCTGGCGGCCATCGGTTACCAGGAATCCCACTGGAATCCGCGCGCTGTCTCACCCACTGGCGTGCGCGGCATCATGATGCTGACCCAGCGCACGGCTGGCGACATGGGCGTCACCAATCGGATCGATCCTCGCCAGAGCATCTTCGGCGGTGCACGCTACTTCAACCGGGTTCATGATCGCATGCCCGACCATATCGAAGAGCCCGACCGGACCTGGATGGCCCTGGCTGCCTACAATGTGGGCTTCTATCACCTCATGGACGCCCGCATCCTCACCGAACAGCACGGCGCCAACCCGGATCGCTGGCTGGACGTTCGGGATCATCTGCCATTGCTGAGCCAGCGTCAGTACTACACCCAGACGCGCTATGGTTACGCCCGTGGCCGGGAACCGGTCATTTATGTGGACAATATCCGGCGCTACTACGACATCCTGGCCTGGCTGATGCCGCAAAACGGTGAAGCGGAAACGCTGGTGGAAGGCGAGGAAGAAAGTGAAACGGACGATCAGTCCGGCTGA
- the tadA gene encoding tRNA adenosine(34) deaminase TadA, whose translation MQHALKLARHAEAAGEVPVGSVIVQDGEVIGEGWNAPISLHDPTAHAEIAALRAAAARQGNYRLGGATLYVTLEPCSMCAGAIIHARIARVVFGAADPKTGAAGSVFDILGTDRLNHRVEVEGGVMAEECGRVLREFFRAKRAAGRNGSDQPD comes from the coding sequence ATGCAGCATGCTCTCAAGCTGGCCCGCCATGCCGAGGCCGCGGGCGAAGTGCCGGTCGGTTCGGTAATCGTCCAGGATGGCGAGGTTATCGGTGAAGGTTGGAATGCCCCCATCAGCCTGCACGATCCCACCGCCCACGCCGAGATTGCGGCACTCCGGGCAGCGGCCGCGAGGCAGGGCAATTATCGCCTCGGGGGTGCCACGCTCTACGTCACACTGGAACCCTGCAGCATGTGTGCCGGTGCCATCATCCATGCACGCATTGCCCGGGTGGTGTTCGGGGCAGCGGATCCCAAGACCGGTGCGGCGGGCAGTGTGTTCGACATACTGGGTACCGACCGGCTCAATCACCGGGTCGAAGTCGAGGGCGGGGTCATGGCCGAGGAATGCGGCCGGGTGCTGCGTGAATTCTTTCGGGCGAAACGGGCGGCCGGCCGAAACGGGAGTGATCAGCCGGACTGA